ATCCGGGCATTCGAGTGAGTTTATGGGATGATTATCGTAAATATTATTGAAACAATGCGGTGCAATTTCATTTTGGTGCCCTTGACTTTAGTGATGCACGTTATTTAAACTTTCTGGTGACCAAAATATTCGAGAGTTGTTAATTTTGCAACAAATTGAGAGGTGATGATAGTATTATAACAACGTTTTAGAAGTCGTGAAaaaattacaaagtaaataGAAATTTATGCATTAGTCGACCATTAATCATAAATATTACgaattttacattattttttccCCCTCGGGACATGATCACTATAAATATTGTGATAAACAGTACAAAGTATTGTtgttatttcattaaaattacaatatcAATAAAATTTGGTGGAGGTTAAATTTGATGTATACGTAATACACGTGATGTACGTCATGGTTAACTTGATGTTTTGTAGTGAATAATTTTATATTGGAATATTAACACTTAAATGctttaaattttacatttttttttaatctgagGCAGGTGGAAAATACTTAgtattttagaaataaaaataaataatactcacaTCTATAATAACGTATAATAAGTACATTAGGCTAATTTTAACTAATAGACACGCTTATACGATCACATGATGCACTACCTAACGTGCAAACACGCAATAGATTAGTTTTAGTTAATACACACGTGCACGCTCGCACGATTTAACGTGTATTGATCATGTTTCGTGTAAGCTAATGTACGCTTACACAATCAAACGTGTAAAGATAAACACGATCTGCACAGACATCATCAGCGAAAAGACAAGTCGATCCAGCTATCGTAAATGGAAGTTTGGAGACTAATCCTCGCGAACACCGCGTTGAAATTGAACGTGTTGATGTCGTACATCGGTTTCCAGCCGCCGTTTGCACGGATTTGCCCCATTATCAAAGGGCGTAGCGGCGGCGCATTAGAGAATATAAAGTGCCACGATGGTTCGGATGAGAGATAAAAGGCGGTGGCGGCCGAGAACGTGAGATTCAATTGCTTTGTAGAGATTTTGGAGGAAAAATGAGAAGATGAGCAAGTGAGGAAGATGATGAGtagatttattttgtttattttattaattaaaatggtGTTCGATTTGATGGATTAGATAAGATTTATCACACGACAAGTATTTTCGACAAATGAATATTGAAGTGAAACTCGGATCTGTCTATGTGGATTAAACATAAGTTTTCCTAAACAATGTAGTTGAGCTAGTAATTAAACATTGTCAGTTCATCATAAAATAAGAATTGTGAGTTTGCCATTCATGTCTATTTAGGGATTCGAATTTAGCTCGCATGATTAGTGTTGAAAATGTTCTTCATAAgcaaaattagaaagaaaaaaaaaaaatgaaagttcatATATTTGGAGACAAGATTTATGATTCATATGTAAAATCTGAAATATGTAAATTTTTGTGTATTTAAACGCTATTAtccttttcattttatttttgaaaaagctAGTACCCTTTTCATTAGTATaagaagaatatatatatatatatatatatatttcagaaCCAGTTAATTAAATGATTGATATCATGATCAAGTTATGAATTTTCATCTAACTGCTAAGAATTTTCTCcgaagaaaaagagagagaagaaataaaGTCAGCAAAAATAGTAAAAGTCAAAGTCAATTATAGTCAATATTGGTATTCCTGATCCGAATGAAATGTAAACCCGGCCCAATATGAAGCCCATTGAGATAACAAAGCCCATATGAGCATATTCAGATTCGGTGCGCATTAGAGATGAAAACAAAAGATTATAAGTGAAGCAAGCCCCAAAATACCAAAAACACCCAGAACCATAAAAGAAAGTACCCAGCTTTTAACGCTCATATTTTACCCccccaaaaaaacaaaaaattcaaTCAAAAAGAGTCGAGTGCTACTACACGCTTTAATTCTTCCACGAAACTAAATCGAATAAAAGCCCctcgaaaaataaaaatatttaacgaATTTGGAAAAAAGATGGATTTTGATAGAACCGAGAGCGAGATAGACTATTACTGCCGCCACTGTTGTTTATGTGTTGTTGGTTGTTTTAATTTCATCGCTTTATTATtagtttttattaataattcgTTTCTGGATCTCCAAATTTCCTCGCGGTTCCTcgtttctttctctctctctaaatttcgTATTCATCAATTCGTTTCGCAATCACACCTGTctctatatattttatatatcgTGTTACTATTGTTTGTGTTATTACATTACATGGACATCACATGCGCGTCAAATTCCTCgcctttttattttgttttgttttctttcctgCCAAGATAGGGAGGAGAAGGATTTTATTGGTTTCCTTGTTGGAACCCTAGCTTTTGGGGGGCGAAATCtcgatttttagggtttgtGGCTGCCGATTGATCTCTAATGGAGGCTGGTTCCGAGGGGGAGATCAATAGGAACATGAATCACAGCCCGTCGGACGGGTCTAAGCGCCCCAAGCGCCAGATGAAGACGCCGTTTCAGTTGGAGATGCTCGAGAAAACCTATGCCAGTATGTTTATCTTTTTCCCGGTCATGGGGATGTTGTTCTGCTCTGTGGTGACGCAATTCGTGTGTTTTCtctgttttttgtttttccttctAAAGAAAACAATTTTTCTTGGGCAAGTAAGTTTTTGTTTGTGCTAGGAAGTTTATGATTAATGgtgtttattattaaattttccCAAAGTGTTTTTATTAGACGATGTGTAATTGTGCATCTGTATGgttctttttcctttctttcatTGATTGAATATGTTTAATTGGACTAAGTGATGAAGACTTGAGGTAGTTAAATTGCTGAGTTTTCTGGTAAGTTCTGAAACCAATGTGGACTGTTTGCATTGCTTTGGAGCatggatataaagaaaatgctGGTGTGCTCTGATTAAAATCTACTGTTGAGTGATGGTATTGGCTCTCATGGTTCTTTTATGCAGTGGAGACATACCCCTCTGAGGCAACCCGTGCTGATCTGTCGGAGAAACTAGGTTTGACGGATCGGCAGTTGCAAATGTGGTTCTGTCATAGGAGATTGAAGGATAAGAAGGAATCGGTGGGTGTGGCAGCCATGAAACCACGCACTCCTGGACCTGTTGGAAGGAAGGGATTTATTGAGTCTCCCAGAGAGGAACTGATGATAGCTGAACCCGCCAGTGGACATGTCTCTGGTTCTGCATCTGCCTCTGGTTCTGGCTCAGGTTCAAGTCAGTATGATATTGGAGATGGTACACCTATGGTGCCTACTAGGTATTATGAGTCACCTCGAACAATCATGGAGCGTAGAGTGATTGCATGTGTAGAGGCCCAGTTGGGAGAGCCTTTGAGGGAAGATGGACCAATTCTTGGAGTGGAATTTGATGAATTGCCCCCTGGTGCATTTGGTGCACCTATAGGTATATTTGGTTCTCTTACATATTGATCATATATAGAACATTGAGCAATTCATGGCTGTAACATATCATGGCTTAAATACTTAGGTTTCCTtgggataattttttttcttcatattaAGTACACGATCTTCACGATTTGTGCCTGTACTATAGGTATTGGCTTTATTATGAACTAACACAAATTGTATAAGAACTTACACATCTCTGTGATCCTGATATTTCAGTTCAAGTGGACCAGGAAGAAAGATACAGACATTCTTATGATAGCAAGTTATATGGACAGTACGATGCGAAGCACATCAAAGTTTGTCCTCTGTTCTTCATAAATCATTTATAATATGAATGTGCTATACCAATTTAACTTATTGTCATATGAACCAGTGGTGCTAGATGGGTTGGTTGCAGTAAACAACTCAATTCTCACGCCTCTTTCTTTTACTGTACTCTGAAGATAGGATGATTATTAAGTTGCTGTTACCAAAAATATCAGAAATCAccaattggggggggggggggggaggcgATGTTCCTCTGAATAGATACTTGAGTAGCATAAGTGATTAATATCTGTTATTCCTACACACCGGCAGTTCTACTACTTTTGTTTCATTGAAATAAACAATtacttgaaattaaaataaaaaatcttgaTTCTCAGACTGCATCAAATGGCCCTCATGAAGCATTGGAGACCAAGATTAGGACTGATGCATATGGACACGTCGCTCAGCCATACCTATATGACTCACCAGTTGATGGTCCTCCCCCAAAAGGTTTGTCGCTTGTGCATGAAAATGGGCTTCTCTCTAGGGAGCTTGCTGTTGAGGGTCAGACCTCAAGAACAGATTTGTATTCCCAGCCAGGCAGACAGATGCAGATTTCATTGTCTCCTAGGAATACAGACTTTATGCCAAATGATACTAATGTTTATATGGAGAGGAAACGCAAGGTAGTCCTTCAATGTTTGGATTTTGTGTCAAATAGTATTTGAATTCTTGTATTGATGCAAtatgctattttattttaacctCATATAGAGTGATGACTCTCGAATTGGAAGAGATGGTCAATCCCATGAGAAGAAGACCCGAAAAGAACTTGAGAAACAAGATATATTAAAGCGAAAGGTTTGGGCTctgttcattttcttttaaGGGCTAGTACATTGTAAGGTAACTGCACAGAACCTCCTACTAGCTGACACCTGTCTCTGTTGTTCTGTCCACATTGTAGAGAGAGGAGCAACTAAGGAAAGAAATGGAGAGACAAGATCGTGAAAGAAGGAAGGAGGAACAACGACTTCTGCGAGAGCAGCAGAGGCAGGAGGAGAAATTTCAGCGCGAGGAAAAGCGTGAAATGGAACGGAGGGAAAAGTTTATGCAGAAGGAACTTATGCGGGTAGGTTTAAAGGTTATGTTTTATGTCCTGTCTTCTTTCTAACTTCATATTTTTCTTGATTGTGGTAGTTACTATTGAATTTCATTTATCCAATCGGTAAATCCAGGCGGAGAAAAGGAAACAGAAAGAAGAGCGTCGCAGAGAGAAGGAAGCAGCACGACAGAGAGCTGCTGTGGAGAGAGCGACGGCTAGGAGAATTGCTAAAGAATCCTTGGAGCTAATAGAGGATGAGCGTCTTGAACTAATGGAATTGGCTGCTTCAAGCAAGGGGATGCCTTCAATTTTATCACTTGATTATGACACTTTACAGAATCTTGACTCGTTCCGAGGTTGGTATTGCTTACTACAATATCTTTGGAAATAATTGAATCATGATCCTTAGCAAATTTTGTCTTGTGATGGTGACATTTCTGCAAAATCTAAGACTTGgatatataatttgaataatgATACTAGAAAGGATATATTAGAACCATTTCTCGTCCTTTACCTTTGTATATATGAAAATGACATGGAACTGATTATAATGTTTAGTGCTTCTTGTCAGCATCTTCACATCATTTGTGTTCTGTCTCTATTcttctaaataaaaaattgtgtaTTTAGCTCAGATTTGTCAGGACTTTCTGATAATCTTCTTTTAGATCGAACACTAGATCAAGGTGTATACCAGCATTTGGGAATTTACGTCTAAGTTTGTCATGATTGGAATTTCAGGGTTTTCAAGATATTTGCTTTGTATTTATAGTTAGGTTGCTTTATGCTGAGtgagttatttattaatttatttattttccttcaGATGCTTTGTGTGAATTCCCTCCAAAGACTGTAAAATTGAGAAAGCCTTTTGCCATTCAACCTTGGATGGATTCAGAGGAAAATGTTGGGAACCTCTTGATGGTATGTTTCTATACTATTACTTCTTTCTTCGTTTCTTCCTCATTAATGAGTTAGAGGGGATCTTCGTTTCCTGGAGATTGATCTGTTTTACGAACTTCTGGAATGATATTTTTCTCTTTCAGGTTTGGAAATTCTGCTTGACGTTTGCAGATGTTCTTGGGCTTTGGCCTTTTACCATTGATGAATTTATACAGGCTTTCCATGACTATGTGAGTTTTAGGATGCTTTCGTTTTTCTGTACTTCTTGACTAGCTAATCTCCACTTCTATTAATTCTTTATTGtttattctcattttattttatttctgacTAGTTTTATTGTCATCCTTCTTGTCTCTTTTTCTTCGATAACCATATTTCCATTTTTCTGAgtttcttttcaatttattcaTCCCGGCTTTCCttttcattttctcattttcaccTTTTCTGGAATGGGGTTTGGGTCATTTCTGTTGCAAGAATTCACAGTTTCTTGTTTCCTCGTCACAGGATTCAAGGCTACTTGGTGAAGTACATACCGCACTTCTAAAGCTTATCATAAAAGATATCGAAGATGTTGTGCGAACTCCTTCAGGTGGGCCAGGCACAAACCAATATAGTGCTGTTAACCCTGAAGGTGGACACCCTCATATTGTTGAAGGGGTAAGTACTCCCAGTGGAAAGGCTTCCCATCTTTTTATTTACTTAGGATTTGTTTTTCAATGGCTGTTACATTATTAATATCTGGTCGTCATTGCAGGCATATTTATGGGGTTTTGACATAAGAAACTGGCAGAATTACTTAAATCCATTGACATGGCCTGAACTATTAAGGCAATTTGCACTATCAGCTGGTTTTGGCCCACAGTTGAAGAAAAAGGGCATTGATCGAGTTTCCACGAATGATAATGATGAGGTATCTTTTTGGTTCTGAGTGCAATCTTGTCTCCAACTGCATTGTATACCAGACTTAAATTCCAGGATGGAAACATTAATATATTGTGGGAGTTTAAAAATTGAAGTTTTTTTGGACAACACTAGTAAATAAATGCACACACAAATTGATCGTTAAATACTATGActtcattttcttgaaaacACCCTCATTTCCCTTGTCATGAATTGCTGGCCACAAGATTTTATAAACATAGTTTTGGGTTATATAACTGCATTCATTAATATATGCTTGCTATCTTTCAGAGTAGAGGTTGTGAAGAAATAGTCTCTACTCTGAGAAATGGTTCAGCAGCTGAGAATGCTGTTGCTATTATGCAAGAAAAAGGACTCAGTCTCCAGCGCAAGTCAAGGCACCGGTTAACTCCAGGAACAGTTAAATTTGCTGCTTATCATGTCCTTGCTCTTGAAGGAAGCCAAGGGCTAAATGTTATCGAGCTTGCAGAAAAGATTCAAGTAAGTAATAGCTAAATTTGGTAGTGCTTCTTTGATTGTTTTTTCAGACTTCACTTTCAGTTTTCATGATGTCATATGGTTCTAGTCTTTAATGTGGAGATAGAAAGTATGTTTGGGTGAATTATTTGAAATTTCAATGTAGTGGTATGTTTTGTTGATTCTAATTTTATGGTGAGGCTCATATTGATACTGACATGTAGAATTATTTAAGTGGTGGTTGCCATTGAAATCATGGTATCGGATATGGCATTGATGACCTACAGGGTTGAGAAGGTTTTTGGTGAGCATGAGCCATGCTTAACATGATATTAGTGTTTAGCATAGTAATCAGGGATTTTTGGattggtggtgggggaaggcctTAGGTTCTTTTGTTTAACTATCTGATTTTCTTTATTCTGTAGAAATCTGGGCTCCGTGACTTGACAACGAGCAAAACTCCTGAGGCTTCAATATCTGTTGCCTTGTCGAGAGATCCAATACTTTTTGAAAGAATAGCTCCCTCGACATATTGTGTGCGGCCAGGTTATAGAAAGGATCCTGCTGATGCTGAATCAGTGATTGCCACAGCCAAGGAGAAGATACTGAGATATGCAAATGGTTTTTTAGCTGATCAAATTGCTGATGAGGAAGAAAGGGAGGATGATTCAGAAAGTGATGTCGCAGAGGGTACAGAAGTTGATGCTTTAGCCATCAGTTTGGATACAAATAAAAATGGTGCATGCAATCAAGTTGTCCCTGAATCTGGTAATGGTAAGGGCAAGCTTCCTGATGATGGTTTACTGAAAAATAAGATTGCTGCTGCTGGTAAGAATTCAAATGTCTTGTTGCTTTTCGTTGCAACTTGTTTTTTATGTTTGAAATATGAAAGCTCAAGTGAGATCTCCGATTAACACCTTTAGTGTTTGCAGATATTGGAGAGGCTAATCCAGACCAAGATGTTGAGATTGATGAAAGCAAAACTGGCGAACTCTGGGTCCAAGGGCTCACTGAAGGAGAATATTCTGATTTATCTGTCCAAGAGCGTCTTAGTGCCCTTGTTGCTTTGATCGGTGTTGCAAATGAAGGGAATTCAATTCGTGTAATTCTTGAGGTATGACTTCTTAATGTTTGTTAAATGTTTAAAATTGAAGTAGGGCTTTAGATCAGTGGTGACTTCTGACTAATAAATTGTTGCAGGATCGCATGGATGCTGCAAATGCTCTGAAGAAACAGATGTGGGCTGAGGCACAGCTTGATAAAAGGCGAATGAGAGAAGAAACTATTAACAAGTTGTACGATTCTTCTTTCAATGCTATCACAGAGGGTGGTTTAAGTCCACTAGCTGCAGAAAATAAAGTTTATGATCCATCCATATCCACTTTAGGGAAGGATGAGTCTTCTGTTGTGGTAGAGGATGCTCACAATACCATTGATAATCCAGACACTTCCATGGGTCAATTTGTTTCTCCTGCTCAGCAGAATGGACATATAACAGAGAGGTCAAGGTTGCAGCTAAAATCATATATAGGCCATAGAGCAGAAGAGCTATATGTCTACAGGTCGTTGCCTCTGGGTCAAGACCGAAGAAGAAATCGTTATTGGCAGTTTATAGCTTCATCTTCCTGCCTTGATCCTGGTTCAGGGAGAATTTTTGTTGAAACTCCCAATGGCTGTTGGAGACTTATCGACTCTGAGGAGGTAGTTACAAATTAATTTACTCTGCTCCTATTCCCTCTTTATCTGTTTTCTAGTTAAGTGCTCTGTGTCTTGGTAATGTTCCTGTAGTGGAAGAAGCCAGAAACTGTGATGCTGGTAGGTAAGGTTGGTTCTGTGTGTACTTATGATCTGCATCAGAGAAGAAATATGATGATGACCTTCTGCAATTAAAAAAGATTGTGTTGACCTATTATGCGTAAGGATGAATTCTGTTAGATGTCTGTATTGGGTAAATATCTGCCTAGATTTTATGTTGAGATTGAGTTGAATATTATCTAAGAAAAGTGTGGTCAGGAGTAAGGATGAAATTCAGTAAGATTATTCTTGGAAACTTTTACCctatttttatcctattttgttctcatttttgtttattttgtcTCAGCGTCATTGACTATATTAATTCTGTTCCTATTTTTACAGCCTGTTTAATACTTCTTGCAGGCATTTGATGCTCTTTTGACAGCATTGGACACTAGGGGGACAAGAGAATCTCATCTGCATATAATGTTGCAAAGAATCGAAGCCTCTTTCAAGGAAAGTGTTAGAAGGAATCGCTTGTCCCACAATGGGGACAAGGGTCGACAAGAAGATGTTGAACTAAATTCTAGCTTTGCTTTTGAAAGTGCTGAGAGTCCTAGCAGTGCAGTTTGCACTACTAGTTCTGATGCATTCGAACCCTCGCTTTCATTCAGAATTGAAGTAGGGAAGAATGAAAAAGAGAGGAATAACTTCATGAGGAGGTATGAAGACTTGCAGAATTGGATGTGGAAAGAATGCTTCAACTCATCCATTGTCCGTGCCCTGGCATATGGAAAGAAAAGGTGCTCGCCGTTATTAGGAATTTGTGACATTTGCCTTACTACTTATACTGAGGATAATTGCCCTTGTTGCCACTGGGCTCGGGGCAAGATTGCCACAAAAGGACATTTTCCGGTGCAGTTTAATGGTGAAAATAATTTGATGGATGCGACAAACTGTCCGCTGAGAATCAGATTGATCAAGACCATCCTAACTTCACTTGAGGTGTTACTGTGTGCTTTTTTCTGCATTCTTGGGAATTATGTTTCACTTGTAGAGCCATATGCTTACTCTGATTATTATTTAACAGGTTGCCGTTCCCTCTGATGCCCTTCATTCTTCTTGGACTGAAGACCTTAGGAATTCTTGGGGCTTTGAGCTCCACAACTCTTCATGCATTGACGGTCTCCTACAGGTGTTTACACCACAAGTGCTGCTACTTTAAACATGATTTATACGGAAATGCCTGCTATTTTAATTCGTCTCTGACTGGTTTTCGTTAACAATTTCAGGTCCTAAATCAGTTTGAGGCTGTCATAAAACGTGATTACCTATCAGCAGATTTTGAAACAACTGAAGAATTATTGTGTTTTTGCAACTCAAGATCTGCCGTTAACAAATCTAGTAACCCTGGATCTGTTCCCCAACTTCCTTGGGTACCAAAAACCACTGCTGCTGCAGCTCTGAGGCTTTTCGAGTTGGATGCATCCATCTTCTACACCCCAAGTCAGAAGGCTGAGTCTCACGATGAAAAGAAAGTGGAAGCTCTTTCGGTTAGTGCCTCTGTTTCTTTCTGTCTCAAAACCCCCACTTATTCCATGCTTGTATATACTTGCTTGTATATCATGGTCCGCACATTCTTGCTCTGGGATTGGGGATACATGAATCAATAAAACCCCCCACTAAAGACATGAGTTGGATAGGAAAAGATATGAAATGGTGATGATAACAACGGTAATAGTAATAGTagtaattactccctccgtccacgaaagaatttCCTAAGAGGGAGTGatgcgagttttaagaaaaagattgTTGAGTGTATAGAAAGTGGAAAAAGGTTGTTGAgtatattgggagtggtgaaaaggtgaaaagaaaagagtaaataatatattataagtggtgggataTAGTCTAGAAATAGGTAACAAGTTTTTTGTGggcgtcccaaaaaggaaagataagaagttcttttgtggatgGAGGGGTATAATAATAACAGTTATAAAAAAAGCACTCTTAAATTCTGGAGAAATATGTACTTAAGCGACCCTAAAACGCCTTTTAACAAGACTTCAATATGGAAATGTAGAGGATCTCTCTTTTATTGCATATTAGTTGGTTTCTGCCTTTGCTGTATGCTCCCCTATTCCACTCAAAGAATTAGTTGATTATTCTGATGATTACCCtgtcttgattttttttaattcaatactCAAATACTTTGGAGCTTATGTTTCTGTTGCATACAGAATTTGGCATTACGATATGGTCACCCCAAAGACATCCAGAGGGCTGAATCCAGGGGTTTCGACAGATATGGATCTCTAGAGGAAAACTGGGATAATCTTCGTGATACTCCTGGCAGCTCCGGGTACAGGCAGGTGGCTCGTGGGAAAGGTGGCCGGCCGCGTGGAAAGTCACAGAAAGCGGTCATTAATTCTGCACCATCTGGCAAGCGGAGCACGAAACAAGGTGAGACGTTAACTCAATTCCTTCTGCAGCAGGGAATGAGTGCACCCGGGCAGAAGCACAAACGTGGTCGCCGAACCCTGAGGAGGAGGAGACCGGAGAAGAAAGTCGTCGCAGAGAGTAAACTGGACGACTTGTATGACAAAGACGCCTTCATGAATGCCATGGAGGAGCCAGAAAATTCTGGCAGGGAGGAGGAGGCGCGTCATTTTAGTGCTATTGTAGGTGAAAATGATGACAGTAGCAACAACATGGAGGGTGATTCCGATGATAATGTCGATGATAACTCCTATCACTATAGGAAATGGGGAGCGACCGCTTATGACACCATCTCTCATAGA
The genomic region above belongs to Salvia miltiorrhiza cultivar Shanhuang (shh) chromosome 5, IMPLAD_Smil_shh, whole genome shotgun sequence and contains:
- the LOC130985467 gene encoding homeobox-DDT domain protein RLT1-like; translated protein: MEAGSEGEINRNMNHSPSDGSKRPKRQMKTPFQLEMLEKTYAMETYPSEATRADLSEKLGLTDRQLQMWFCHRRLKDKKESVGVAAMKPRTPGPVGRKGFIESPREELMIAEPASGHVSGSASASGSGSGSSQYDIGDGTPMVPTRYYESPRTIMERRVIACVEAQLGEPLREDGPILGVEFDELPPGAFGAPIVQVDQEERYRHSYDSKLYGQYDAKHIKTASNGPHEALETKIRTDAYGHVAQPYLYDSPVDGPPPKGLSLVHENGLLSRELAVEGQTSRTDLYSQPGRQMQISLSPRNTDFMPNDTNVYMERKRKSDDSRIGRDGQSHEKKTRKELEKQDILKRKREEQLRKEMERQDRERRKEEQRLLREQQRQEEKFQREEKREMERREKFMQKELMRAEKRKQKEERRREKEAARQRAAVERATARRIAKESLELIEDERLELMELAASSKGMPSILSLDYDTLQNLDSFRDALCEFPPKTVKLRKPFAIQPWMDSEENVGNLLMVWKFCLTFADVLGLWPFTIDEFIQAFHDYDSRLLGEVHTALLKLIIKDIEDVVRTPSGGPGTNQYSAVNPEGGHPHIVEGAYLWGFDIRNWQNYLNPLTWPELLRQFALSAGFGPQLKKKGIDRVSTNDNDESRGCEEIVSTLRNGSAAENAVAIMQEKGLSLQRKSRHRLTPGTVKFAAYHVLALEGSQGLNVIELAEKIQKSGLRDLTTSKTPEASISVALSRDPILFERIAPSTYCVRPGYRKDPADAESVIATAKEKILRYANGFLADQIADEEEREDDSESDVAEGTEVDALAISLDTNKNGACNQVVPESGNGKGKLPDDGLLKNKIAAADIGEANPDQDVEIDESKTGELWVQGLTEGEYSDLSVQERLSALVALIGVANEGNSIRVILEDRMDAANALKKQMWAEAQLDKRRMREETINKLYDSSFNAITEGGLSPLAAENKVYDPSISTLGKDESSVVVEDAHNTIDNPDTSMGQFVSPAQQNGHITERSRLQLKSYIGHRAEELYVYRSLPLGQDRRRNRYWQFIASSSCLDPGSGRIFVETPNGCWRLIDSEEAFDALLTALDTRGTRESHLHIMLQRIEASFKESVRRNRLSHNGDKGRQEDVELNSSFAFESAESPSSAVCTTSSDAFEPSLSFRIEVGKNEKERNNFMRRYEDLQNWMWKECFNSSIVRALAYGKKRCSPLLGICDICLTTYTEDNCPCCHWARGKIATKGHFPVQFNGENNLMDATNCPLRIRLIKTILTSLEVAVPSDALHSSWTEDLRNSWGFELHNSSCIDGLLQVLNQFEAVIKRDYLSADFETTEELLCFCNSRSAVNKSSNPGSVPQLPWVPKTTAAAALRLFELDASIFYTPSQKAESHDEKKVEALSNLALRYGHPKDIQRAESRGFDRYGSLEENWDNLRDTPGSSGYRQVARGKGGRPRGKSQKAVINSAPSGKRSTKQGETLTQFLLQQGMSAPGQKHKRGRRTLRRRRPEKKVVAESKLDDLYDKDAFMNAMEEPENSGREEEARHFSAIVGENDDSSNNMEGDSDDNVDDNSYHYRKWGATAYDTISHRSTELVEMSEEEADEIDDEHGYDEEDGENLGGDVEFNDDYSDPDRDGEGNQEDDGSESLVSGDYSDD